A stretch of [Clostridium] scindens DNA encodes these proteins:
- a CDS encoding V0D/AC39 family V-type ATPase subunit has translation MGNVMSYSGIVTKIRAMQAKLLTDKDFENIANLRSVPEAIDYLKEKPAYAEYMNQMDISLYHRRHVEKVLYQSLYDDYTRIFRFAGMEQKKFLKVYWKRYEIDLINYCLRIVFNHYDKPFDLDYKKEFFDKYSKLSIDKMITSKNIDELVDSLKDTEYYAPLKKLRDSNAATLFDYNLALDLYYFSTMWRKQKKILKNKEKELLTRDYGTKIDLLNVQWIYRAKKYYHMLPPDIYSLTIPIQYRLSIAEFKGLVEAPTLEEFEHQLEETYYAKKYQHMEGKTLEQMYKECLMHLYITDRRRDPYSIATINTYLFLKEEEIYKLTTALECIRYGLSSRETLGYLGGVIQ, from the coding sequence ATGGGGAACGTAATGTCATACAGCGGGATCGTTACAAAGATCCGGGCTATGCAGGCGAAGCTCCTTACCGATAAGGATTTTGAGAATATTGCCAATTTAAGAAGCGTGCCGGAGGCAATCGACTATCTGAAAGAAAAGCCTGCCTATGCGGAGTATATGAATCAGATGGACATCTCCCTGTATCATAGAAGGCATGTGGAGAAGGTTCTGTACCAGTCCTTGTATGATGACTACACAAGGATATTCCGCTTTGCGGGGATGGAGCAGAAGAAGTTCTTAAAGGTGTACTGGAAACGGTACGAGATTGACTTGATCAACTATTGCCTGCGGATCGTATTTAACCATTATGATAAGCCTTTTGACCTGGATTATAAAAAGGAATTCTTTGACAAGTATTCAAAACTTTCCATCGACAAGATGATCACGTCCAAGAACATAGACGAACTGGTGGATAGCCTGAAGGATACGGAATACTATGCGCCGCTTAAGAAACTGAGAGATTCGAATGCGGCCACTTTATTTGACTATAATCTGGCTCTGGATTTATACTATTTTTCCACCATGTGGAGAAAGCAGAAAAAGATTCTGAAGAATAAGGAAAAGGAACTTTTAACAAGGGATTACGGCACGAAGATCGACCTTCTGAATGTCCAGTGGATCTACCGGGCGAAAAAGTATTATCATATGCTGCCTCCGGATATCTATTCCCTGACCATTCCGATCCAGTACCGCTTAAGCATTGCGGAGTTTAAGGGACTTGTAGAGGCTCCGACGCTGGAGGAATTCGAGCATCAGCTGGAAGAGACGTATTATGCAAAAAAGTATCAGCATATGGAAGGAAAGACTCTGGAGCAGATGTATAAGGAATGCCTTATGCATCTGTATATTACTGACCGCAGGCGCGATCCGTATTCTATTGCCACGATAAATACCTACTTATTTTTAAAAGAAGAAGAGATATATAAACTAACAACAGCCCTTGAATGTATCCGTTACGGCTTATCTTCAAGAGAAACGTTAGGATACTTAGGAGGTGTAATTCAATGA
- a CDS encoding V-type ATP synthase subunit E: protein MTLEQKIEHLKDAAMQEARAEGNAIMKQHEDALEGVFEQHKAEALRQSETRIKAEGINARQQLNMAMSKAQLELKRELSKTQKELKKELFQEVDEKVQEYMKTEDYKHLLVAYIEKAARFAGGEAMTIYINPTDADKKEYLEEHTGMTLTISKEDFIGGVRAVIHERNILIDRAFKGAIDNEYHKFVFKGGAGVE from the coding sequence TTGACGTTAGAACAGAAGATCGAACATCTTAAGGATGCCGCCATGCAAGAGGCAAGAGCCGAAGGCAATGCCATTATGAAGCAGCATGAAGATGCCTTAGAAGGCGTGTTCGAGCAGCATAAGGCGGAAGCGCTCCGCCAGTCGGAGACCCGCATAAAAGCAGAAGGCATTAATGCCAGGCAGCAGCTGAATATGGCGATGTCCAAGGCCCAGCTGGAACTTAAGAGGGAATTGAGCAAGACTCAGAAAGAACTGAAAAAAGAACTGTTCCAGGAAGTTGACGAAAAGGTGCAGGAGTATATGAAGACGGAAGATTATAAGCATCTTCTGGTTGCGTACATTGAGAAGGCTGCAAGATTCGCAGGCGGGGAAGCCATGACTATATATATCAATCCTACGGATGCCGATAAAAAGGAGTATCTGGAGGAACATACGGGCATGACGCTGACCATAAGCAAAGAGGATTTTATCGGAGGGGTGCGCGCAGTCATCCATGAGCGTAATATTCTGATCGACCGCGCATTCAAGGGCGCGATAGACAATGAGTACCACAAATTCGTATTTAAGGGAGGTGCGGGAGTTGAATAG
- a CDS encoding V-type ATP synthase subunit F: MKMYLISDNIDTLTGMRLAGVDGVVVHERNELREAIENAMNDKTVGIILLTEKFGREFPDLIDEIKLERTMPLLIEIPDRHGTGRKKDFITSYVNEAIGLKL; this comes from the coding sequence ATGAAGATGTATCTGATCAGTGATAATATCGATACCCTGACAGGAATGCGGCTGGCTGGAGTGGACGGCGTCGTGGTGCATGAGCGCAACGAACTGCGGGAAGCCATTGAAAATGCCATGAACGATAAGACGGTGGGAATTATTCTGCTTACCGAGAAGTTCGGAAGAGAGTTTCCCGATCTGATTGACGAGATTAAGCTGGAACGTACCATGCCGCTTCTGATCGAGATTCCTGACAGGCACGGAACCGGACGTAAGAAAGATTTTATCACTTCATATGTAAATGAGGCGATTGGCCTGAAACTGTAA
- a CDS encoding ATP synthase subunit C: protein MTLTVKLLLIATLVLGIIIPFGYFLIGEKTKKRYKRAIGANAFFYFGAFAIAAIMMFAGDPVKAADTAQAAASNATGFGYLAAALSTGLSCVGGGIAVASAASAALGAISEDSSALGKSLIFVGLAEGVCLYGLIISFMILGKL from the coding sequence ATGACATTAACGGTAAAACTCTTACTTATCGCAACACTGGTGCTTGGCATCATCATTCCATTTGGCTATTTTCTCATTGGGGAGAAGACGAAGAAGCGGTATAAGCGTGCCATTGGGGCGAACGCTTTCTTTTACTTCGGGGCCTTTGCTATAGCGGCCATCATGATGTTCGCCGGCGACCCGGTAAAAGCCGCGGATACGGCCCAGGCTGCTGCTTCTAATGCTACAGGATTCGGCTACCTTGCTGCTGCGCTGTCCACCGGTTTGTCCTGCGTAGGCGGCGGTATAGCCGTTGCAAGCGCTGCAAGCGCGGCTCTTGGCGCTATCAGCGAAGATTCAAGCGCGCTCGGCAAGTCGCTGATCTTTGTAGGTCTTGCAGAAGGTGTATGTCTGTACGGACTGATCATCTCCTTCATGATCTTAGGTAAACTGTAA